From Mucilaginibacter rubeus, a single genomic window includes:
- a CDS encoding ATP-binding protein translates to MINQSTKDAIKAELNKQINLIGSAKKLSVTLKVSNATISNIINDKTALISDQLWFSISGALGLNFDLQWLHADTEPYKKLTNYFNDARLHSNVFALVTNPGGGKTYAMDDFRDKNPHTYYVKCHRHTTERDFLKQLLNSMHVNFNSHRITDLLNKTVEVARKLESPSFIVDEFEKVKNDVFVLPIDIYNSLENQVGITIIGTPNLKTRIDNGVARGTMGYNELLSRVGGKVIEIPAPSHADACNIIRANGINDKDTTVQKGKVVNAMQYIISESDNDNNEVDLRRVKRLVHAIKQKGIGK, encoded by the coding sequence ATGATTAATCAAAGCACAAAGGACGCTATAAAAGCGGAATTAAACAAACAAATCAACCTAATCGGCAGCGCGAAAAAATTGAGCGTAACGCTCAAAGTATCAAACGCCACTATTAGCAATATCATAAATGATAAAACCGCGCTTATCTCCGATCAGCTATGGTTTTCCATATCTGGAGCACTCGGTTTGAACTTTGATTTGCAATGGTTACACGCCGACACAGAGCCTTATAAAAAGCTTACCAATTACTTTAACGATGCCCGTTTGCACTCCAATGTATTTGCATTGGTAACTAATCCGGGCGGCGGTAAAACCTACGCAATGGATGATTTCAGGGACAAAAACCCGCATACCTATTATGTGAAATGCCATCGCCACACTACAGAGCGCGACTTCTTAAAACAGCTTTTAAATAGCATGCACGTAAATTTCAACTCGCACAGGATTACCGATTTGCTTAATAAAACTGTAGAAGTTGCCCGCAAACTTGAAAGTCCGTCTTTCATTGTCGACGAATTTGAAAAGGTTAAAAACGATGTGTTTGTGTTACCAATTGACATTTATAACTCATTGGAAAATCAGGTAGGTATCACCATCATAGGCACGCCAAATCTTAAAACCCGCATTGATAATGGCGTAGCACGTGGTACTATGGGCTACAATGAGTTATTAAGCCGTGTAGGCGGTAAAGTAATTGAAATTCCAGCACCCAGCCACGCCGATGCCTGCAATATCATCCGGGCAAATGGTATCAACGACAAAGATACAACCGTGCAAAAAGGCAAAGTGGTTAACGCAATGCAGTACATCATCAGCGAAAGCGACAACGATAATAACGAGGTTGATTTACGCCGTGTAAAGCGCTTAGTACACGCCATAAAACAAAAGGGTATTGGTAAATGA
- a CDS encoding host-nuclease inhibitor Gam family protein, whose translation MKSTDNYFNKQPKTMAKNTNRAKADAAKIITKQECTEAFSVYAAADAEQSQINAELEIEINKLRDAKAKRMLELQAIKNGSFAIMKAYAMANKSEFAVKRSMIFSFGKIGFRTGTPAITLLKGFKMEAVIALVKKHLPDYIRTVEVIAKDELIAKRSDIKVNDHFAKCGFKVTKSESFFVEPKKEDKDANSEEVEAAA comes from the coding sequence ATGAAATCAACAGACAATTATTTTAATAAACAACCAAAAACAATGGCTAAGAACACGAACAGAGCGAAGGCAGATGCCGCAAAAATTATCACAAAACAAGAATGTACAGAGGCTTTTAGCGTGTACGCGGCTGCTGATGCAGAGCAATCACAAATCAACGCCGAATTGGAAATTGAAATCAACAAATTAAGGGATGCGAAGGCAAAACGCATGCTGGAGCTACAGGCCATAAAGAATGGCTCATTTGCCATAATGAAGGCTTATGCCATGGCGAACAAATCAGAGTTTGCAGTAAAAAGATCAATGATTTTTTCCTTCGGTAAAATCGGGTTTAGGACTGGCACACCTGCAATAACCCTTTTAAAAGGCTTTAAAATGGAGGCTGTTATTGCTCTGGTAAAAAAACACCTGCCTGATTATATACGCACTGTCGAAGTAATCGCAAAAGATGAACTGATAGCAAAACGCTCCGACATTAAGGTAAATGACCACTTTGCCAAATGCGGTTTTAAAGTAACCAAATCAGAGAGCTTTTTTGTGGAGCCTAAAAAAGAAGACAAGGACGCTAACAGTGAAGAGGTGGAGGCCGCAGCATAA